In the genome of Bradyrhizobium arachidis, one region contains:
- a CDS encoding bifunctional salicylyl-CoA 5-hydroxylase/oxidoreductase yields MKVAIIGGGPAGLYAAILLKKQRPGADVSVYERNRADDTFGFGVVFSDATLDNFEKHDLPSYRRITQEFAYWDDIAVHFRGTMHRVGGNGFCGCSRQKLLLILQERARELGVSLHFEVDIDDEFRFADADLILLADGINSRFREKHVDHFQPELDLRTNKFAWMGSTRPLDAFTFIFQETEWGPFIAHAYQYEAGHSTWIFETDPETFERAGLTGLNEQESAARMADIFGWFLDGHKLLTNRSMWRNFPMIRSKRWVKDNMVLLGDAKASAHFSIGSGTKLAMEDAIALAEAMQNTPSVKAALEVYEHGRREEVEKTQHAADVSLVWFEHVDRFWDFDPVQFAFGVMTRSKAITYDNLKLRAPDFVAEVEKSFAKQVRDSGFDVSTDTPMVPLFQPFRLREMEIANRAVMSPMCMYSAKEGVPGDFHLVHYGSRAIGGAGLIFTEMACVGRDARITPGCAGLWNDEQEAAWRRIVEFVHGNSAAKICLQLGHAGRKGATKLMWDGMDRPLEQGGWDVVSASPLPYFPDSQVPRELDRAGMNGVRDAFVAAAERGERCGFDMLELHCAHGYLLASFISPLTNTRTDEYGGSLENRLRFPLEVFEALRAVWPSHKPMSVRISATDWADGGVTGDDAVAIARAFAEAGVDLVDVSTGQTVRDAQPVYGRMFQTPFSDQVRNEARVATMCVGNITTADQANTILAAGRADLVALGRPHLVDPFFTMKAAAWYGANNAFCPPQYLPGKDQIFRNSVRDRQDLEELRIKAKPKTRAELKAEATKPLAAE; encoded by the coding sequence ATGAAAGTCGCGATCATCGGTGGCGGACCTGCGGGTCTTTATGCGGCGATCCTGCTGAAGAAGCAGCGCCCGGGCGCCGACGTCTCCGTGTATGAGCGCAACCGCGCCGACGACACGTTCGGCTTCGGCGTGGTGTTCTCCGATGCCACGCTGGACAATTTCGAGAAGCACGACCTTCCGAGCTATCGCCGCATCACCCAGGAATTCGCCTACTGGGACGACATCGCCGTGCATTTCCGCGGCACGATGCACCGGGTCGGCGGTAACGGGTTTTGCGGTTGCTCGCGACAGAAGCTGCTTCTGATCCTGCAGGAGCGGGCGCGCGAGCTTGGCGTCAGCCTGCATTTCGAAGTGGACATCGACGACGAGTTCCGATTCGCCGACGCGGATCTCATCCTGCTTGCCGACGGCATCAACAGCCGCTTCCGCGAGAAACATGTCGATCACTTCCAGCCGGAACTCGATCTCCGCACCAACAAGTTCGCCTGGATGGGGTCGACTAGGCCGCTCGACGCCTTCACTTTCATCTTCCAGGAGACGGAGTGGGGGCCGTTCATCGCTCATGCCTACCAGTACGAAGCCGGTCACTCGACCTGGATCTTCGAAACCGATCCGGAGACGTTCGAGCGGGCAGGGCTGACCGGGCTGAACGAGCAGGAGTCCGCCGCGCGGATGGCCGACATCTTCGGCTGGTTCCTCGACGGGCATAAGCTGCTGACGAACCGCTCGATGTGGCGCAATTTTCCGATGATCCGCAGCAAGCGCTGGGTCAAGGACAACATGGTGCTGCTCGGCGATGCCAAGGCGAGCGCGCATTTCTCGATCGGCTCCGGCACCAAGCTCGCGATGGAAGACGCGATCGCGCTCGCCGAGGCGATGCAGAACACGCCCAGCGTCAAGGCCGCGCTGGAAGTCTATGAGCACGGCCGCCGCGAGGAGGTCGAGAAGACCCAGCATGCCGCCGACGTCTCGCTGGTCTGGTTCGAGCACGTCGACCGCTTCTGGGACTTCGATCCCGTGCAGTTTGCCTTTGGCGTGATGACGCGCTCGAAGGCGATCACCTACGACAATCTCAAACTTCGTGCGCCCGATTTCGTCGCCGAGGTCGAAAAGTCCTTCGCCAAGCAGGTGCGCGATAGCGGCTTCGATGTCAGCACCGACACGCCGATGGTTCCGCTGTTCCAGCCGTTCCGTCTGCGCGAGATGGAGATCGCCAACCGCGCGGTGATGTCGCCGATGTGCATGTATTCGGCCAAGGAGGGCGTGCCGGGCGATTTCCATCTGGTGCATTACGGCTCGCGCGCCATTGGCGGCGCCGGCCTGATCTTCACGGAAATGGCCTGCGTCGGCCGCGATGCCCGGATCACACCCGGCTGCGCCGGCCTTTGGAACGACGAGCAGGAAGCTGCTTGGCGCCGCATCGTGGAATTCGTCCACGGCAACTCGGCCGCAAAGATCTGTCTGCAACTCGGGCACGCCGGCCGCAAGGGTGCGACCAAATTGATGTGGGACGGCATGGACCGTCCGCTGGAGCAGGGCGGCTGGGACGTGGTCTCGGCATCACCGCTGCCATATTTCCCCGACAGCCAGGTGCCGCGTGAGCTCGATCGTGCCGGCATGAACGGCGTGAGGGATGCTTTCGTCGCAGCAGCCGAGCGTGGCGAGCGCTGCGGCTTCGACATGCTGGAGCTGCACTGCGCCCACGGCTATCTGCTGGCAAGCTTCATCTCCCCGCTGACGAACACCCGGACGGATGAATATGGCGGCTCGCTCGAAAACCGCCTGCGCTTCCCGCTCGAGGTGTTCGAGGCGCTGCGCGCGGTGTGGCCATCACACAAGCCGATGTCGGTCCGTATCTCTGCAACCGACTGGGCGGATGGCGGCGTCACCGGCGACGATGCGGTGGCGATCGCGCGCGCCTTTGCCGAGGCCGGTGTCGATCTCGTCGACGTCTCGACCGGGCAGACGGTGCGCGATGCGCAGCCGGTCTACGGCCGCATGTTCCAGACGCCGTTCTCCGATCAGGTCCGCAACGAGGCCCGCGTCGCCACCATGTGCGTCGGCAACATCACGACGGCGGACCAGGCCAACACCATTCTGGCTGCCGGGCGGGCGGACCTCGTTGCCCTCGGGCGTCCGCATCTGGTTGATCCCTTCTTCACCATGAAGGCGGCGGCCTGGTACGGGGCGAACAATGCGTTCTGCCCGCCGCAATATCTGCCCGGCAAGGACCAGATCTTCCGCAACAGCGTTCGCGACCGGCAGGATCTCGAGGAGCTGCGAATTAAGGCTAAGCCCAAGACCCGGGCCGAGCTCAAGGCGGAGGCGACAAAGCCGCTTGCGGCGGAGTGA
- a CDS encoding enoyl-CoA hydratase family protein: protein MSRPANPVTVPLADYSPQHFLLAVVDGVATVTLNRPDRKNPLTFESYRELTDFFRACACDDAVKSIVVTGAGGNFSSGGDVFEIIGPLVKMDTKGLTAFTRMTGDLVKAMRACPQPIVAAVEGICAGAGAIIAMASDMRLAASGAKVAFLFNKVGLAGCDMGACAILPRIIGQSRASELLYTGRFMTAEEGERWGFFSRIVTPEQVLPQAQILAKQVAEGPTFANTMTKRMLAMEWAMSVEEAIEAEAVAQALCMTTADFERAFEAFANKVKPVFRGD, encoded by the coding sequence ATGAGCAGACCAGCCAATCCCGTGACCGTGCCGCTCGCGGACTACTCGCCGCAGCACTTCCTCCTGGCCGTGGTCGACGGCGTTGCCACCGTGACGCTCAACCGGCCCGACCGGAAGAATCCGCTGACGTTCGAAAGCTACCGCGAGCTCACCGACTTCTTCCGCGCCTGTGCCTGCGACGACGCGGTCAAATCCATCGTCGTCACCGGCGCGGGCGGCAATTTCTCCTCCGGCGGTGACGTGTTCGAGATCATCGGTCCACTCGTGAAGATGGACACCAAGGGGCTCACCGCCTTCACGCGGATGACCGGCGATCTCGTCAAGGCGATGCGGGCCTGCCCGCAACCGATCGTGGCCGCGGTCGAAGGCATCTGCGCCGGCGCCGGTGCGATCATCGCCATGGCATCTGACATGCGGCTCGCAGCGAGCGGGGCCAAGGTGGCATTCCTGTTCAACAAGGTCGGCCTTGCCGGCTGCGACATGGGAGCCTGTGCCATCCTGCCCCGGATCATCGGCCAGTCCCGCGCCTCCGAGCTGCTCTACACCGGCCGGTTCATGACCGCGGAAGAGGGCGAGCGTTGGGGCTTCTTCAGCCGCATCGTCACACCGGAACAGGTACTGCCGCAGGCGCAAATCCTGGCCAAGCAGGTCGCGGAGGGGCCGACCTTCGCCAACACCATGACCAAGCGGATGCTGGCGATGGAATGGGCGATGTCGGTTGAGGAGGCAATCGAAGCGGAAGCCGTTGCCCAGGCGCTGTGCATGACGACGGCGGATTTCGAGCGCGCTTTCGAGGCTTTCGCCAACAAGGTCAAGCCGGTCTTCAGGGGCGACTGA
- a CDS encoding SDR family NAD(P)-dependent oxidoreductase, protein MSGLPHSPHALVTGGGRGIGRAIAASLVGAGATVTVLGRNAATLEEAINVGAAHFAAVADVSNEASLKAAIAEAHKRKPIDILIANAGSAESAPFSKSDSALFARMMDVNFMGVVHAVQAVLPGMKDRPYGRIVAIASTAGLKGYAYVSAYTAAKHAVVGLVRSLALEMAGSNVTVNAICPGFTDTDLVAGSIENIMKKTGRSREQAIAELAKHNPQGRLITPQEVANAVLWLCSEGAGAITGQAIAVAGGEI, encoded by the coding sequence ATGTCCGGATTGCCGCATTCGCCGCACGCGCTGGTGACCGGTGGCGGCCGCGGCATCGGCCGTGCGATCGCCGCCTCACTTGTCGGGGCCGGCGCCACCGTGACAGTGCTGGGCCGGAATGCCGCTACGCTCGAAGAGGCGATCAACGTGGGTGCTGCGCATTTCGCGGCCGTTGCCGACGTCTCGAACGAAGCATCATTGAAAGCTGCCATAGCCGAAGCGCACAAGCGAAAGCCGATCGATATCCTTATCGCCAACGCGGGTAGCGCCGAATCCGCGCCGTTCTCCAAGTCTGACAGTGCGCTCTTTGCGCGCATGATGGACGTCAATTTCATGGGCGTTGTCCATGCCGTCCAGGCAGTGCTGCCTGGGATGAAGGATCGGCCGTATGGCCGGATCGTCGCGATTGCATCGACGGCTGGGCTGAAAGGTTATGCCTATGTGAGCGCGTATACGGCCGCGAAGCACGCCGTGGTCGGGCTGGTGCGATCGCTTGCCCTGGAGATGGCCGGCAGCAACGTGACCGTGAACGCGATCTGTCCCGGTTTCACCGATACGGATCTCGTCGCCGGCAGCATCGAGAACATCATGAAGAAGACAGGGCGAAGCCGCGAGCAGGCGATCGCGGAACTCGCCAAGCACAATCCTCAGGGGCGCTTGATCACGCCGCAGGAAGTGGCGAATGCCGTGCTCTGGCTGTGCAGCGAGGGCGCCGGTGCGATTACGGGTCAGGCGATTGCCGTGGCCGGTGGTGAGATCTAG
- a CDS encoding alpha/beta fold hydrolase, translating into MITRDGRFAYEAAGDPGAIPLIFLHGIGGAARAWRQQLATFGKRFRTIAWDMPGYGGSAPLASVSIAALADALQHFIEQIGAKRPILVGHSIGGMIVQKWLVQSPKLARAVVLAQTSPAFGKADGDWQKSFIAARLGPLDRGETMKSLAPSLVNELVGEGPDPQGIELARECMASVPEASYRAMMLALIGFDQRSTLKDISVPTLLLSGSRDNNAPAPMMAKTATYIPSAEYVELAGVGHLANLERPAAFDEALGRFLNSVATKA; encoded by the coding sequence ATGATAACAAGGGACGGACGCTTCGCCTATGAGGCCGCGGGCGATCCGGGCGCGATTCCCCTGATCTTCCTGCATGGCATTGGCGGTGCGGCACGGGCCTGGCGGCAGCAACTCGCCACATTCGGCAAACGCTTCCGAACAATCGCATGGGACATGCCGGGCTATGGCGGGTCGGCGCCGCTCGCCAGCGTCAGCATCGCTGCCCTGGCCGATGCGCTCCAGCACTTCATCGAGCAGATCGGCGCAAAAAGGCCCATCCTGGTTGGCCACTCGATCGGCGGCATGATCGTCCAGAAATGGCTGGTGCAATCGCCGAAGCTGGCGCGCGCGGTCGTCCTCGCGCAGACCAGCCCGGCCTTCGGCAAGGCCGATGGCGACTGGCAGAAATCGTTCATCGCAGCGCGGCTTGGGCCGCTCGATCGCGGCGAGACGATGAAGTCGCTGGCGCCGTCGCTGGTGAATGAGCTTGTCGGCGAAGGTCCCGATCCCCAGGGTATAGAACTTGCGCGCGAGTGCATGGCAAGCGTGCCGGAGGCGAGCTACCGCGCGATGATGCTGGCGCTGATCGGGTTCGATCAGCGCAGCACGCTCAAGGACATTTCCGTGCCGACTCTGCTGCTGTCCGGCTCCAGGGACAACAATGCGCCCGCGCCGATGATGGCGAAGACGGCCACCTACATTCCTTCGGCTGAATATGTCGAGCTCGCCGGCGTCGGCCATCTCGCCAATCTTGAACGGCCTGCTGCCTTCGATGAGGCCCTCGGCCGGTTCCTGAACTCCGTCGCGACCAAAGCGTAA
- a CDS encoding acyl-CoA dehydrogenase family protein, whose protein sequence is MTMQVSKTIGTTDKVALDAPIFDPVAFRLSDEQAGIITRAREIGQSVFAGRAATYDREAIFPTENYRDLHRVGLLGIAVPKKHGGLGANYQTYALAAAEIGRYCGATALTWNMHVCSTLWSGPLADDLDMDAETRAEHERRRAVHYKRIVEDGAIYSQPFSEGGAAAAGGVAFGTEARPVEGGWIVNGKKIFASLSGHADYYGVLCTEIEEGEKASRRNTLYLAISAKSEGVSVVGDWDPLGMRGTVSRTLLFKDVFVPEDSALMPRGVYFQAAMRWPHMFLTLSPTYMGLAQAAYDFTVRYLRGEVPGMPPVKRRMYPTKQIAVAQMQIKLEQIKAIWFQAVTEAHANPSKEQVLRAYAAQYSVMEGANELAALAIRTCGGQAMLRSLPLERIYRDSRCGSLMLPWTAELCLDRIGREALYETGETDD, encoded by the coding sequence ATGACCATGCAAGTCAGCAAGACGATCGGCACGACTGACAAGGTCGCGCTGGATGCGCCGATCTTCGATCCCGTCGCCTTTCGCTTGAGCGACGAGCAGGCCGGCATCATCACGCGCGCGCGGGAGATCGGCCAGAGCGTGTTCGCCGGCCGCGCCGCCACTTACGATCGCGAGGCGATCTTTCCGACCGAAAACTATCGCGATCTGCACCGCGTCGGTCTGCTCGGCATCGCCGTGCCCAAGAAGCACGGCGGGCTTGGCGCAAACTACCAGACCTATGCCCTGGCGGCCGCCGAGATCGGCCGCTATTGCGGCGCGACGGCGCTGACCTGGAACATGCATGTCTGCTCGACTCTGTGGTCGGGCCCACTCGCCGACGACCTCGACATGGACGCGGAGACCCGCGCCGAGCACGAGCGCCGTCGCGCCGTTCACTACAAGCGCATCGTCGAGGATGGCGCGATCTATTCGCAGCCCTTCTCCGAAGGCGGCGCGGCAGCCGCGGGCGGCGTCGCCTTCGGCACGGAAGCAAGGCCAGTCGAAGGCGGCTGGATCGTCAATGGCAAGAAGATCTTTGCATCGCTCTCCGGCCACGCCGACTATTACGGCGTGCTCTGCACCGAGATCGAGGAAGGCGAGAAAGCCTCGCGCCGCAACACGCTCTACCTTGCGATCTCCGCGAAATCGGAAGGCGTCTCGGTCGTCGGCGACTGGGACCCGCTCGGCATGCGCGGCACCGTCTCGCGCACGCTGCTGTTCAAGGATGTCTTCGTTCCGGAAGATTCTGCGCTGATGCCGCGCGGCGTCTATTTCCAGGCCGCGATGCGCTGGCCGCACATGTTCCTGACGCTGTCGCCGACCTATATGGGCCTCGCGCAGGCCGCCTATGATTTCACGGTGCGCTATCTTCGTGGCGAGGTGCCGGGCATGCCGCCGGTCAAGCGGCGGATGTACCCGACCAAGCAGATCGCAGTCGCGCAGATGCAGATCAAGCTCGAGCAGATCAAGGCGATCTGGTTCCAGGCGGTCACGGAAGCGCACGCCAATCCGAGCAAGGAGCAGGTGCTGCGCGCCTACGCCGCGCAATATTCGGTGATGGAGGGCGCCAATGAGCTCGCGGCGCTCGCGATCCGCACCTGCGGCGGACAAGCCATGCTCCGCTCGCTGCCGCTGGAGCGCATCTATCGCGACAGCCGTTGCGGCTCGCTGATGCTACCCTGGACGGCCGAGCTCTGCCTCGACCGCATCGGCCGCGAGGCGCTGTACGAGACCGGCGAGACGGACGACTGA
- a CDS encoding class I adenylate-forming enzyme family protein, with product MDLCSLIDRNAAFAPDKTAIAFEGERLSYAAFASRIEQTATALKQELGVGRGDRVAILSLNRPDYLVLLYACARLGAMLVPLNWRLAVAEQLFILTDAGANVLVLEHAFEGVLSELPPGTSVVGLDFAPPHGVTFENLLARGEGNGRNPHTDLSCPLLIVYTSGTTGRPKGAVLRQEALFWNGVMSQHMHNMTSDDHVLTVLPFFHVGGLNIQTTAALQLGATVTIHARFAPDTALAAIERERPTLTVMVPAIIQAVSEHPSWAATDLSSLKAVATGSTIVPPHLIDRFVARGVPVLQVYGSTETCPIAVYTRLGGDLSRAGSTGLAGLCCEAKVIDQAGHEVPAGTPGEIAVRGPNVFFEYWGNADATRDALNEGWYRTGDIGLCDADGYFWVRDRKKNMIISGGENVYPAEVERVLLEHPDVSECAVIGRPDPRWDEVPVAYVIPRSGCRLEAEELRAHLRAQLARYKVPRDIVFVTDLPRTALGKVQHFLLKQLDAQSRAQGEAS from the coding sequence GTGGACCTCTGTAGTCTGATCGATCGCAACGCGGCATTTGCGCCAGACAAGACAGCCATCGCCTTCGAAGGGGAGCGGCTCAGCTACGCGGCGTTCGCCTCGCGCATCGAACAGACTGCGACTGCCCTGAAGCAGGAGCTCGGCGTCGGGCGCGGCGACCGCGTCGCGATCCTGAGCCTGAACCGACCGGATTATCTCGTTCTGCTCTACGCCTGCGCGCGGCTCGGCGCGATGCTGGTGCCGCTGAACTGGCGGTTGGCCGTCGCCGAGCAGCTCTTCATCCTCACTGACGCGGGCGCCAACGTACTGGTGCTGGAGCACGCGTTCGAGGGAGTTCTTTCCGAGCTTCCGCCTGGGACCTCGGTCGTCGGCCTCGATTTCGCACCACCGCACGGCGTAACATTCGAAAACCTGCTGGCCCGCGGCGAAGGCAATGGCCGCAATCCGCACACTGATCTCTCCTGCCCGCTTCTGATCGTCTACACCTCAGGAACGACCGGCCGTCCAAAGGGTGCGGTGCTACGCCAGGAGGCGCTGTTCTGGAACGGCGTCATGAGCCAGCACATGCACAACATGACGTCCGACGATCATGTGCTGACGGTGCTGCCATTCTTCCATGTCGGCGGCCTCAACATCCAGACCACCGCAGCGCTCCAGCTGGGCGCGACCGTCACGATCCATGCCCGCTTCGCGCCGGATACGGCGCTCGCCGCGATCGAACGCGAGCGGCCGACGCTGACCGTGATGGTGCCGGCAATCATCCAGGCCGTGAGCGAGCATCCCTCATGGGCGGCGACCGATCTCTCATCGCTCAAGGCGGTCGCGACCGGATCGACCATCGTGCCACCGCACCTGATCGACCGCTTCGTCGCGCGTGGTGTGCCGGTGCTCCAGGTCTACGGCTCGACGGAGACCTGCCCCATCGCCGTCTACACACGCCTCGGCGGCGATCTCTCGCGGGCGGGATCGACCGGACTTGCGGGACTGTGCTGCGAAGCGAAGGTGATCGACCAAGCGGGCCACGAGGTGCCAGCAGGCACCCCGGGCGAGATCGCGGTGCGCGGGCCCAACGTGTTCTTCGAATATTGGGGCAATGCAGACGCTACGCGCGACGCCCTGAACGAGGGCTGGTATCGCACGGGCGATATCGGGCTGTGCGACGCCGACGGTTATTTCTGGGTCCGCGACCGCAAGAAGAACATGATCATTTCCGGCGGCGAGAACGTCTACCCGGCCGAGGTCGAGCGCGTCTTGCTCGAACACCCAGATGTCAGCGAATGCGCCGTGATCGGCCGGCCCGATCCGCGCTGGGACGAAGTGCCCGTCGCCTATGTGATCCCGCGATCCGGCTGCCGGCTCGAAGCGGAGGAATTGCGAGCGCACCTTCGGGCGCAGCTCGCGCGCTACAAGGTTCCGCGTGATATCGTCTTCGTTACCGACCTGCCACGCACGGCGCTGGGCAAGGTCCAGCATTTCCTGCTGAAGCAGCTCGATGCGCAGTCGCGCGCGCAAGGAGAAGCATCTTGA
- a CDS encoding NAD/NADP-dependent octopine/nopaline dehydrogenase family protein yields MKIAVLGGGNGSFAAAGDFALSGHDVRLWRRDADQVAAHRAAGSRILVKDHNGRHDVKLALVTTDIGEAVSGVELILCPAPAFAQPDIARLLAPHLRDGQVVFLPPATFGSMIFARAARDADNHAKASFAETGTLPWLTRKHGPFEVAITIRAKRLPVGVFPLDQAPHALEVIGRAFPDVIEPCGDALSGALMNAGPIIHPPLIVMNAGPIEHFERWDIHKEGTQAAIRRVTDALDAERIAVREALGYGAPHFPLAHHYAKEGEIWMYGRGSHDRLTDSGDWRERIILTEHRYMREDLRLGLSLLVSAATLAGVTTPLAKAFLAIGGAICDEDFAQGGRTLETLGLGGLHKAELQTLLREGF; encoded by the coding sequence TTGAAGATTGCGGTTCTAGGTGGGGGAAACGGCTCTTTCGCGGCCGCAGGCGATTTTGCGCTGTCCGGCCATGACGTCCGGCTCTGGCGCCGCGATGCCGATCAGGTCGCGGCACATCGTGCCGCCGGCTCGCGCATTCTGGTGAAGGATCATAACGGCAGGCACGATGTGAAGCTTGCACTGGTCACGACCGACATCGGCGAAGCCGTCAGCGGGGTCGAGCTGATCCTGTGCCCTGCTCCCGCCTTCGCGCAGCCGGATATCGCCCGCCTGCTCGCGCCGCATTTGCGGGACGGCCAGGTCGTGTTTCTGCCGCCGGCAACCTTCGGATCGATGATCTTCGCTCGGGCCGCAAGGGATGCCGACAACCACGCCAAGGCCAGCTTCGCCGAGACCGGCACGCTGCCCTGGCTGACGCGGAAGCACGGGCCGTTCGAGGTCGCGATCACCATCCGCGCCAAACGGCTGCCGGTCGGCGTGTTTCCACTCGATCAGGCACCGCACGCCCTCGAAGTGATTGGACGCGCCTTCCCCGATGTAATCGAGCCGTGCGGAGATGCTCTCTCCGGCGCACTGATGAACGCAGGCCCGATCATCCACCCGCCGCTGATCGTGATGAACGCAGGTCCGATCGAGCATTTTGAGCGGTGGGACATCCACAAGGAGGGTACCCAGGCCGCGATCCGCCGGGTGACGGACGCACTCGACGCCGAGCGGATCGCCGTGCGCGAGGCGCTCGGATATGGCGCGCCGCATTTCCCGCTGGCGCATCACTATGCGAAGGAAGGGGAGATCTGGATGTATGGCCGCGGCTCGCACGACCGCCTGACCGATTCCGGGGACTGGCGCGAGCGGATCATACTGACCGAGCATCGCTATATGCGCGAGGATCTACGGCTTGGATTATCGCTGCTGGTCTCTGCCGCGACACTGGCCGGCGTCACAACGCCGCTAGCAAAAGCGTTTCTGGCCATTGGCGGCGCCATTTGCGACGAGGATTTTGCGCAGGGTGGCCGAACGCTCGAAACGCTTGGCCTCGGCGGTCTCCACAAGGCTGAGTTGCAGACGCTGCTTCGCGAAGGATTCTGA
- a CDS encoding 3-hydroxybutyryl-CoA dehydrogenase — protein MTRRANIVCLGAGRMGRGIAVAFAYAGHIVTMIDIKARSAEDFVKLEADALGEVRKTFASLSKLGLLTEADVDPLIARVSVVPASRSGAALAEAGMVFEGVPEVVELKREVLGAASKQVGPDTIIASTTSTILVDDLSGAIVNPRRFLNVHWLNPAYLIPLVEISPGKATDPAIIDEVKTLLEGIGKVPVVCAATPGFIVPRIQALAMNEAARMVEEGVASAEEIDKAIRYGFGFRYAVLGLLEFIDWGGGDILYYASRYLEGALGSDRYRAPDVISRNMREGRIGLRTGAGFLDYSGMDVDAYRAKRLQAMVDLLRHFDLARPPVLDRS, from the coding sequence ATGACTCGTCGCGCCAACATCGTCTGTCTCGGGGCCGGCCGCATGGGGCGCGGCATCGCCGTCGCGTTCGCCTACGCGGGTCACATCGTCACGATGATCGACATCAAGGCCCGTTCGGCGGAAGATTTCGTCAAGCTGGAAGCGGACGCACTCGGCGAGGTCAGGAAGACCTTTGCCAGCCTCTCGAAGCTGGGGCTGCTGACCGAGGCGGATGTCGATCCGCTCATTGCGCGGGTCTCGGTGGTACCAGCTAGCCGGAGCGGTGCGGCGCTGGCCGAAGCCGGAATGGTCTTCGAGGGCGTTCCTGAGGTCGTCGAGCTCAAGCGCGAGGTGCTGGGCGCGGCTTCAAAACAGGTCGGACCGGATACGATCATCGCATCGACCACGTCCACCATCCTCGTCGACGATCTCTCGGGCGCGATCGTCAACCCTCGCCGCTTCCTCAACGTGCATTGGCTCAATCCGGCCTATCTGATCCCGCTAGTCGAGATTTCGCCCGGCAAGGCTACCGATCCCGCCATCATCGACGAGGTCAAGACGCTGCTTGAAGGCATCGGCAAGGTGCCTGTGGTCTGCGCGGCGACGCCCGGCTTCATCGTGCCCCGCATCCAGGCGCTGGCGATGAACGAAGCCGCGCGCATGGTCGAGGAAGGCGTCGCCAGCGCCGAGGAGATCGACAAGGCGATCCGCTACGGTTTTGGTTTCCGCTATGCCGTGCTCGGACTGCTCGAATTCATCGACTGGGGTGGTGGCGATATCCTCTACTACGCCAGCCGGTATCTCGAAGGCGCACTCGGCAGCGATCGGTATCGCGCGCCGGACGTCATATCGCGCAACATGCGTGAAGGCCGGATCGGACTGCGCACCGGCGCCGGCTTTCTCGACTATTCCGGCATGGACGTCGATGCCTATCGCGCAAAACGGCTTCAAGCCATGGTGGACCTGCTCCGGCACTTCGACCTGGCTCGCCCGCCCGTGCTCGATCGCAGCTAG
- a CDS encoding peptidase M29, whose product MLADRIEAKWIDAFCEIFERCAVKAGDTAAILSETQSRPLNVHLAELALLRMGARPFHVVMPTPRNRNIVPVRSTGASEAIQKLGPVITALQQAGFVVDCTIEGLMHAVETPEILKAGARILVISNEHPEALERMVPDPALEKRVRAAAKMLRGTKRMKVTSKAGTALDVDMVGASTVGVWGWTDKPGTLAHWPGGIVVSFPKSGTINGTLVMAPGDINLTFKRYLTSPVKMTLKDDYVVELEGEGTDAAMMRAYLAAWGDREAYAVSHVGFGMNPGARYEALSMYDQRDTNGTEIRAVSGNFLFSTGANEFAGRYTAGHFDLPMMGTTIELDGVAVVREGVLQDVFG is encoded by the coding sequence ATGCTGGCTGATCGCATCGAAGCAAAATGGATCGACGCGTTTTGCGAGATCTTTGAGCGTTGCGCCGTCAAGGCCGGCGATACCGCGGCGATCCTCTCGGAAACCCAGTCGCGCCCCTTGAACGTGCATCTGGCGGAACTCGCGCTGCTGCGCATGGGTGCGCGGCCGTTCCATGTAGTGATGCCGACGCCGCGCAACCGCAATATCGTTCCGGTTCGCTCGACGGGAGCCAGCGAAGCGATCCAGAAGCTTGGCCCGGTCATCACGGCGCTTCAGCAGGCCGGCTTCGTGGTAGATTGCACCATCGAGGGCCTGATGCATGCGGTGGAGACGCCGGAGATCCTCAAGGCCGGTGCACGTATCCTGGTGATCTCCAACGAGCATCCCGAGGCGCTGGAACGGATGGTGCCGGATCCCGCGCTCGAGAAGCGCGTGCGCGCGGCGGCGAAGATGCTACGTGGGACCAAGCGGATGAAGGTGACCTCGAAGGCCGGCACAGCGCTCGACGTTGACATGGTCGGTGCGTCCACGGTCGGCGTCTGGGGCTGGACCGACAAGCCCGGCACGCTGGCGCATTGGCCCGGCGGCATCGTCGTCAGCTTCCCCAAGAGCGGGACGATCAACGGGACGCTGGTGATGGCGCCCGGCGACATCAATTTGACTTTCAAGCGCTATCTGACCTCGCCGGTGAAGATGACCTTGAAGGACGATTACGTCGTCGAGCTGGAAGGCGAGGGCACGGATGCTGCGATGATGCGCGCCTATCTTGCCGCCTGGGGTGATCGCGAGGCCTATGCAGTCTCACATGTCGGTTTCGGTATGAACCCGGGCGCGCGCTACGAAGCGCTCTCGATGTACGATCAGCGCGACACCAACGGCACCGAGATCCGCGCCGTCTCCGGCAACTTCCTGTTTTCGACCGGCGCGAATGAGTTTGCCGGCCGCTATACTGCAGGGCACTTTGATTTGCCGATGATGGGAACGACCATCGAGCTCGATGGCGTCGCGGTTGTGCGGGAAGGCGTGCTTCAGGACGTTTTCGGCTAG